From the genome of Deinococcus sp. AJ005, one region includes:
- a CDS encoding zinc ribbon domain-containing protein, with amino-acid sequence MTDLSPLRRLHRVQELDLGLDRLRDEEQNFPDDLRAARAEQGRLNNDLEDTEITLEGVDKRVRQQEQDLGGTREQMARAAEEQEKNAFDARAQSQYGSRIQQLGERADEMAEDLVPLRERQRELNERAADLRAQHRALRPSLNTMEEKDEARIEDLRAQGEADRQERAALVSDLDTRTVREYDMIRKAKKGLGVVEIKGGRCTGCNVVLPINVQQKAALGKLPPVKCPSCGRFLIRLDLESAE; translated from the coding sequence CCTGCACCGCGTCCAGGAACTTGACCTGGGCCTTGACCGTCTGCGCGACGAGGAACAGAATTTCCCCGATGACCTGCGGGCCGCCCGCGCCGAGCAGGGCCGCCTCAACAACGATCTGGAAGACACCGAGATCACCCTGGAAGGCGTGGACAAGCGCGTGCGCCAGCAGGAGCAGGACCTGGGCGGCACCCGCGAACAGATGGCCCGCGCCGCCGAGGAGCAGGAGAAGAACGCTTTCGACGCCCGCGCCCAGAGCCAGTACGGCAGCCGGATTCAGCAGCTCGGTGAGCGCGCCGACGAGATGGCCGAAGATCTGGTGCCGCTGCGCGAGCGTCAGCGCGAACTGAACGAACGGGCCGCCGATCTGCGTGCCCAGCACCGCGCCCTGCGCCCCAGCCTGAACACGATGGAAGAGAAGGACGAGGCCCGCATTGAGGACCTGCGCGCCCAGGGTGAGGCAGACCGCCAGGAACGCGCCGCGCTGGTCAGTGATCTGGACACCCGCACCGTGCGCGAGTACGACATGATCCGCAAGGCCAAGAAGGGTCTGGGCGTCGTGGAGATCAAGGGCGGGCGCTGCACCGGCTGCAACGTGGTGTTGCCCATTAACGTGCAGCAGAAAGCCGCGCTGGGCAAGTTGCCCCCCGTGAAGTGCCCATCCTGCGGACGCTTCCTGATCCGGCTGGATCTGGAGTCAGCAGAGTAA